The window CGAGATCCCGTTCCATCCAGATTTTTCCGGCGTATGCGACGGTCAACGGCACTGCGAGGGCACCCACTGCAACGGGCAGTAGCGCGGGGAAGAACGCGTAAACGAGCGCACCAACGATCGCGAACAGGGGGAACGTACGACTGCCTGCGAACGTACCACCGGATTCGGCCTGCTCCCGCTCGAGACCGATGAGTGCACCGATGGCAAACGCGATGAAGACGCGAAACGAGAGCGTCAGGAGCGAGTGGGTGGCTGGCTCGACCATTCCGTTCGAGATTCGTTCGACCCGGTTGTCAAGTTTCGGTGGGGAGTCGTCGTTTGAGAGGGATCACGGCCCCGAACCTATTTTCCGGCGGGTTTCGAACCCCGCCTATATGTCCGACGAGAACGAGTCCGGTCGCTCCCCGTCGTACGGGCGTGAGCGGCTGGTAGACGTCTACACCCAGGGGATGCTCGCCGACCGACGGCCCGCGCTGCCGCCGCGCTTCGAGGACCTCGAGGCCGCAGCCGAAGACGCCCTCGAGCCCGAGGCGTTCGCGTACGTCGCGGGGAGCGCGGGCGCGGAACGCACCGAACGGGAGAACCGCGAGGCGTTTTCGCGGTGGCGGATCGTCCCGCGAATGCTGCGGGACGTCGCGGATCGGGATCTCTCGGTCGAGTTGTTCGGCGAGCGCTACCCCGCGCCGGTCGGGCTCGCGCCGATCGGCGTCCAGTCGATCCTCCACGAGGCGGGCGAACTCGCGTCGGCGCGGGCGGCCGCCGACCTCGGGCTCCCGTTCGTCGCGAGTTCGGCCGCGACGGAGCCGATGGAGGAAGTAGCCGACGCCGTCGGCGACGGGCCGGCCTGGTTCCAGCTATACTGGAGTTCGAATCGCGACCTGACCCGGAGTTTCGTCGAGCGCGCCGAGGCGGCGGGGTACGGGGCCCTGGTCGTCACCGTCGACACGCCCGTGATCAGCTGGCGGGAACGCGACGTCGAGCAGGCGTACCTCCCCTTCCTCGACGCGGAGGGGGTCGGCAACTACTTCACCGATCCCGTCTTCGAGGACCTGGTCGGCGGCGACCCAGCGGAGAACGAGGACGCCGCCGTCATGCAGTTCGTCGACGTCTTCGGCGACGCCTCGCTGACGTGGGACGACCTCGAGTGGCTCGCCGGCCTGACCGACCTGCCGATCCTCGTGAAGGGGATCGTCCACCACGAAGACGCCGTCCTGGCGCTCGAGTCGGGCGCGGACGGCGTGATCGTCTCGAACCACGGCGGCCGCCAGGTCGACAACGCGCTCCCGGCGATCGAGGCGCTGCCACGGGTGGTCGATCACCTCGAGCGGGAAGGGTACGGCGACGCGCCGGTCCTGTTCGACAGCGGGATCCGTCGGGGCGCGGACGCGGTCGTCGCGCTCGCGCTGGGCGCCGAGATGGTGTTTCTCGGCCGGCCCTACGCCTACGGGCTCGCGATCGACGGGGAGGACGGCGTCGCGGAGGTCTGTCGGAACTTCCTCGGGGACCTCGATCTGACGATGGGGCTTTCGGGACGCGAGGCGATCGCGGAACTGGACCGGTCGCTGCTGGTCGAGCGGTGACCGAGACTCGAGTTCGCGGCGAGTGAAGAACGGGCGACGGAAAAACGACCGGAAGGAGTCCCCGCCGAGCTAGCTGTCTCCGCCGACGTCGGAGTCGTGGTCGGGGTCAGGGTTGGGGTCAGGGTCGGCGTCCGCCGCGGGATCGACGCCCGGCACGCG of the Halobiforma lacisalsi AJ5 genome contains:
- a CDS encoding alpha-hydroxy-acid oxidizing protein encodes the protein MSDENESGRSPSYGRERLVDVYTQGMLADRRPALPPRFEDLEAAAEDALEPEAFAYVAGSAGAERTERENREAFSRWRIVPRMLRDVADRDLSVELFGERYPAPVGLAPIGVQSILHEAGELASARAAADLGLPFVASSAATEPMEEVADAVGDGPAWFQLYWSSNRDLTRSFVERAEAAGYGALVVTVDTPVISWRERDVEQAYLPFLDAEGVGNYFTDPVFEDLVGGDPAENEDAAVMQFVDVFGDASLTWDDLEWLAGLTDLPILVKGIVHHEDAVLALESGADGVIVSNHGGRQVDNALPAIEALPRVVDHLEREGYGDAPVLFDSGIRRGADAVVALALGAEMVFLGRPYAYGLAIDGEDGVAEVCRNFLGDLDLTMGLSGREAIAELDRSLLVER